A single region of the Armatimonadota bacterium genome encodes:
- the rpsO gene encoding 30S ribosomal protein S15: MVLQKEEKTAIIDQFRIHESDTGSAEVQIALLSARINQLTEHLKQHKKDHHSRRGLLMMVGQRRRLLNYLSKKDIERYRSIVARLGLRR; the protein is encoded by the coding sequence ATGGTTTTGCAAAAGGAAGAAAAGACAGCCATCATAGACCAGTTCCGCATCCATGAAAGTGACACTGGGTCTGCAGAGGTCCAAATTGCCTTACTTTCGGCGCGCATCAATCAATTAACCGAACATCTCAAGCAGCACAAAAAAGATCATCATTCGCGGCGCGGTTTGCTTATGATGGTTGGACAGCGGCGAAGGTTACTGAATTACCTCAGCAAGAAAGACATCGAGAGGTACCGCTCAATCGTGGCACGTCTCGGCTTGAGGAGATAG